A window of the Kosakonia sp. BYX6 genome harbors these coding sequences:
- the phoB gene encoding phosphate response regulator transcription factor PhoB, which yields MARRILVVEDEAPIREMVCFVLEQNGFQPVEAEDYDSAVNQLNEPWPDLVLLDWMLPGGSGIQFIKHLKREAMTRDIPVMMLTARGEEEDRVRGLETGADDYITKPFSPKELVARIKAVMRRISPMAVEEVIEMQGLSLDPSSHRVMTGENPLDMGPTEFKLLHFFMTHPERVYSREQLLNHVWGTNVYVEDRTVDVHIRRLRKALEHSGHDRMVQTVRGTGYRFSTRF from the coding sequence ATGGCGAGACGAATTCTGGTCGTAGAAGATGAAGCACCCATCCGTGAAATGGTTTGCTTCGTGCTCGAGCAAAATGGTTTTCAACCGGTGGAAGCTGAAGATTATGACAGCGCGGTGAACCAACTTAATGAACCCTGGCCCGATCTGGTTTTACTGGACTGGATGTTGCCCGGCGGTTCTGGCATCCAGTTTATTAAACATCTAAAGCGTGAAGCGATGACCCGTGATATTCCGGTGATGATGCTGACGGCGCGCGGGGAAGAAGAAGATCGCGTTCGTGGGCTGGAAACAGGCGCGGACGATTACATCACCAAACCCTTTTCACCTAAAGAACTGGTCGCGCGAATCAAAGCGGTAATGCGCCGAATTTCGCCGATGGCAGTGGAAGAAGTTATCGAAATGCAGGGGCTAAGCCTCGACCCATCGTCACATCGCGTGATGACCGGCGAAAACCCGCTGGATATGGGGCCGACCGAGTTTAAACTCCTGCACTTCTTTATGACCCACCCGGAGCGGGTTTACAGCCGTGAACAACTGCTGAACCACGTCTGGGGAACCAATGTTTATGTTGAAGACAGAACGGTGGACGTGCATATTCGCCGTCTGCGCAAAGCGCTGGAACACAGCGGGCACGATCGTATGGTGCAAACAGTGCGCGGCACGGGATATCGTTTTTCGACCCGTTTCTGA
- the phoR gene encoding phosphate regulon sensor histidine kinase PhoR, which translates to MLERLSWKRLVLELLLCCIPAFIFGAIFGHLPWFLLAAVIGLLIWHFWNLLRLSWWLWVDKSMTPPPGTGSWEPLLYGLHQMQMRNKKRRRELGNLIKRFRSGAESLPDAVVLTTEEGMIFWCNGLAQQLLGLRWPDDNGQNILNLLRYPEFTQYLKTQSFGKPLNLVLNTGRHLEIRVMPYSEQQLLMVARDVTQMHQLEGARRNFFANVSHELRTPLTVLQGYLEMMQEQTLEGAPREKALHTMREQTSRMEGLVRQLLTLSKIEAAPTLPPNEIIDVPMMLRVVEREAQTLSQQKHTFSFEVDGNLKVLGNEEQLRSAISNLVYNAVNHTPAGTHIIVRWQPVPHGAEFSVQDNGPGIAAEHIPRLTERFYRVDKARSRQTGGSGLGLAIVKHAVNHHDSRLDIVSQPGKGTRFSFVLPERLVAKVAVT; encoded by the coding sequence GTGCTGGAACGGCTGTCATGGAAAAGGCTGGTGCTGGAGCTCCTCCTTTGTTGTATCCCCGCCTTTATATTCGGCGCGATTTTCGGTCATCTGCCCTGGTTTTTACTCGCGGCGGTTATCGGTCTGCTGATCTGGCATTTCTGGAATTTGTTACGTCTTTCCTGGTGGTTATGGGTCGATAAAAGTATGACGCCGCCGCCCGGCACAGGAAGCTGGGAACCGTTGTTATACGGCCTGCACCAGATGCAGATGCGTAACAAAAAGCGCCGTCGCGAGCTGGGTAATCTGATTAAACGCTTTCGCAGCGGCGCGGAATCCCTGCCGGATGCGGTGGTTCTCACCACCGAAGAGGGCATGATCTTCTGGTGTAACGGCCTTGCGCAACAACTGCTCGGGCTGCGCTGGCCGGACGATAATGGTCAGAACATCCTGAACCTGTTGCGCTACCCCGAATTTACTCAATACCTGAAGACGCAATCTTTCGGCAAACCGCTCAATTTGGTGCTCAATACCGGGCGTCATCTGGAGATCCGCGTGATGCCATACAGCGAGCAGCAGCTGTTGATGGTGGCGCGTGATGTCACGCAAATGCACCAACTGGAAGGTGCGCGGCGCAACTTCTTTGCCAACGTCAGCCACGAGTTGCGTACACCGCTTACGGTTTTGCAAGGCTACCTGGAGATGATGCAGGAGCAAACGCTGGAAGGTGCACCGCGCGAAAAAGCGCTGCACACCATGCGGGAACAAACCTCGCGGATGGAAGGGCTGGTGCGCCAGCTGCTGACGCTATCAAAGATTGAAGCCGCGCCGACTTTGCCGCCCAATGAAATTATTGATGTGCCGATGATGCTGCGGGTTGTGGAGCGCGAAGCGCAAACCCTTAGCCAGCAAAAACACACATTTAGTTTTGAAGTCGACGGCAATCTAAAAGTGCTGGGCAACGAAGAGCAGCTACGCAGCGCGATTTCCAACCTTGTTTATAACGCGGTCAACCACACGCCCGCCGGAACGCACATTATTGTGCGCTGGCAGCCTGTGCCGCACGGTGCGGAATTCAGCGTGCAGGATAACGGGCCGGGCATTGCCGCCGAGCATATTCCGCGCCTGACCGAGCGTTTCTACCGCGTTGACAAAGCCCGTTCCCGGCAAACCGGCGGCAGCGGCCTGGGGCTGGCGATTGTGAAACACGCGGTGAATCATCACGATAGCCGTCTTGATATTGTAAGCCAGCCAGGCAAAGGCACGCGTTTTAGCTTTGTCCTGCCGGAACGCCTGGTTGCCAAAGTCGCCGTCACGTAA
- the brnQ gene encoding branched-chain amino acid transporter carrier protein BrnQ: MTHHLKPRDIVALGFMTFALFVGAGNIIFPPMVGLQAGEHVWTAAFGFLITAVGLPVLTVVALAKVGGGVDSLSTPIGKVAGVLLATVCYLAVGPLFATPRTATVSFEVGIAPLTGDGALPLLIYSIVYFALVILVSLYPGKLLDTVGNFLAPLKIIALTILAVAAIVWPAGPISHALEAYQTAPFSNGFVNGYLTMDTLGAMVFGIVIVNAARSRGVTEARLLTRYTVWAGLMAGVGLTLLYLALFRLGSDSSTLVDQSVNGAAILHAYVQHTFGGAGSFLLAALIFIACLVTAVGLTCACAEFFAQYLPLSYRSLVFILGIFSMAVSNLGLSHLIQISIPVLTMIYPPCIVLVVLSFSRSFWHSSTRVIAPAMFISLLFGILDGVKASAFAEHLPAWTQRLPLAEQGLAWLMPSLVMVILAAVWDRAAGRPVTSSAH; the protein is encoded by the coding sequence ATGACCCATCACTTAAAACCACGCGACATTGTTGCTCTGGGCTTTATGACTTTTGCCCTCTTTGTAGGCGCAGGTAACATCATTTTTCCTCCCATGGTTGGCTTGCAGGCGGGTGAACACGTCTGGACGGCGGCTTTTGGCTTTTTGATCACGGCGGTGGGCCTCCCGGTGTTGACCGTGGTGGCGCTGGCGAAAGTGGGCGGTGGCGTTGACAGCCTGAGCACGCCGATTGGTAAAGTGGCGGGCGTGTTGCTGGCAACGGTCTGCTATCTGGCGGTTGGCCCGCTGTTCGCGACGCCGCGTACCGCGACCGTCTCTTTTGAAGTGGGTATCGCACCGCTGACCGGCGACGGCGCACTGCCGCTGCTGATTTACAGCATCGTTTATTTCGCGCTGGTTATCCTGGTGTCGCTCTATCCGGGCAAACTGCTGGATACCGTCGGCAATTTCCTCGCGCCGCTGAAAATCATTGCGCTGACAATTCTTGCCGTTGCCGCTATCGTCTGGCCTGCCGGCCCGATCAGCCACGCGCTGGAGGCCTATCAGACCGCGCCATTCTCTAACGGTTTTGTGAACGGTTATCTGACCATGGATACGCTGGGTGCGATGGTCTTCGGTATTGTTATCGTGAATGCCGCCCGTTCGCGTGGTGTGACCGAAGCGCGTCTGTTGACCCGTTATACCGTTTGGGCTGGCCTGATGGCGGGCGTTGGTCTGACGCTGCTTTATCTGGCGCTGTTCCGTCTCGGTTCCGACAGCTCCACGCTGGTTGATCAATCCGTTAACGGTGCGGCCATCCTGCATGCTTATGTGCAGCACACCTTCGGTGGTGCGGGCAGCTTCCTGCTGGCAGCGCTGATTTTCATCGCTTGCCTGGTGACTGCGGTTGGCCTGACCTGTGCGTGTGCCGAGTTCTTCGCGCAGTATCTGCCGCTCTCTTATCGCAGCCTGGTATTTATTCTGGGTATCTTCTCAATGGCGGTTTCCAACCTGGGGCTGAGCCATCTGATCCAGATTTCGATTCCGGTGCTGACCATGATTTACCCGCCGTGCATCGTGCTGGTGGTGTTGAGCTTTAGCCGCTCGTTCTGGCACAGTTCAACCCGCGTTATCGCACCGGCCATGTTTATCAGTTTGCTTTTTGGTATCCTCGACGGCGTGAAAGCGTCCGCGTTTGCTGAACACCTTCCTGCCTGGACTCAGCGCTTACCGCTGGCAGAGCAGGGGCTGGCTTGGTTGATGCCGAGCCTGGTCATGGTGATTCTGGCGGCAGTCTGGGATCGCGCGGCAGGACGTCCGGTGACTTCCAGCGCGCATTAA